The Trichocoleus sp. FACHB-46 DNA window AAAGATAATAGCTAAGCTGCATCTCCCAGATGGCTGACTTAAAATAAGCTGTTTTTTCTAAGAACTGAGTAAAATTGTTCATCGCAAAAACAAAGCTAAAAGCCAAGATTCAGGTGCACAAAAGGTTAGCCACGCCAAAAGGGCTTTATTTAGAAATAGTGATTAAGATAACTTTTCGACGCAAATTGGTACGTCGTAAGGGTGAGTATTCGTTAAATTCAATAAAACTTAGGCAATCTTAGAAATCTGCGGTCCGTGGCATTTGTTTCAGTTGAATTAACAGTAAATATGTCTGAGTCTTTTTGGTTGTCCACCCTAAAACAAGAGCGAGCGATCGCAGTCATTCGTGCCCCTACCTTTGAGCTGGGTCAACAGATGGCGCGAGCAGTCGCAATGGGAGGGATGCGATTAATCGAAATTACTTGGAATAGCGATCGCGCGCCCGAATTGATTGCGTCGCTACGCTCAGAGTTACCTAACTGTTTAGTTGGCACAGGCACTTTGCTAACTCGGGCGCAGTTACAATCGGCGATCGCAGCAGGAGCACAATTTTTGTTTACCCCTCATGTCGATTTTGGCTTGATTCAGCTCGCTTTGCAGCAAGGCGTGCCCATTGTGCCGGGGGCTTTGTCGCCTACGGAAATTGTCACAGCTTGGCAAGCGGGAGCCAGTAGCGTCAAAGTTTTTCCGGTGCAGGCAGTTGGAGGCGCTACTTATATCCGTAATTTGCAAGGGCCACTCGGTCAGATTCCCCTCATCCCGACGGGCGGCGTCACTGTCGAGAATGCCAAAGACTTTTTGGCCGCTGGAGCGATCGCCGTGGGATTATCGGGTAATTTATTTCCAGCAGCAGCAATTCAAGCAGGGAATTGGCCAGCGATCGCGCAACAAGCAAGAATTCTTTGTCAGCAAGTTGCCAATGTCTCTATTTCATGATTTATGGTGAATATAGAAAATAGCCAATCAGGGTGCATCAGCAACATTACAAACATTCCTCTCGTTGGCTAGGAGGTCAGAACGATGGGTAGCATGACCCGTTCAAAGCGGCAGCGACGTTGGAGCCAGATTTGGTTGAGTACTGCACTGGCATTAGCAGTGTTGGGGCCAGAATCCATCTGGACTACTAGGGTCTCCGCTCAACAAGTCAGTCCACTGGGGCAAAAGATGCAAACATTGCGTCAGTCGGATCGGCGGTGGATTGAAATTGACCTCTCATCCCAGCGCTTGATTGCTTGGGAGGGCCAAACTCCGGTTTACGCCATCATTGTTTCTACAGGTAAGTCCTCAACGCCAACCCGTACAGGTGCGTTTGCCATTCAAACAAAGCATCGCCAAGCCCGGATGCGAGGCAGCGATTACGATATTTCTGATGTGCCCTACACGATGTATTACTCTGGCAACTACGCTATTCATGGCGCTTATTGGCACCACCGCTTCGGCACACCCGTAAGTCATGGCTGTGTCAACGTGGCCGTGAATCATGCCAATTGGCTCTTTGATTGGGCCACGGTGGGTACTCCGGTCGTAGTGCACTCTTGAAGTCTACTGAGTCAACCGAGTTAACTGAGTTGAACGACAGGTTGATCGTCAAGCAAAGTTTGATTCATCAATAAATCTTCGACTGTCATCCGCAGAAAACGCTGGGCATCGACTTGAAACAGAACCTTGATGCGATCGCTGCCTGGATAGCCGGGCGGTGTGAGTTGCGCAATGGTGCGGGCACCCTCCCGGTCATTCAGCGGTTGCACTTGAGTTTGGCCACTAGCTAAGCTGCGAGTCACGAGGCGATCGCCATCAAAGTACACTTCTGTACCGCCAGACTCAGCCCCCATTTCGCCCAAAATTAGTTCGATGCTAGGTTGGCCCTCCACAGAAGCCCCCAGCACCAGTTCTATAGGGTCGGTCATAGGATAGGGTTGGCCTGATTTCACGATGGGATGCCAGTTGTGGCAATTTTGGCGGCGGTCCCAGTAGCGCACTCCATAGCTGTGGTAGAGAAAATCCTTCAGCTCCACGCCTTGATTCAACTGCAACGCGCCTTGAGCGATCGCCTCAAATGGTTTAGAAGAGCGGATTTTGGCAACATCAAAATATTGCTGGACCCAAGTTTGAACTGCGGGAATTTGCGCGGTTCCTCCCACCAGCAACACACCGCTAATATCCTCAATTTCGATGCCCTGCTGTCTAGCTTGGCGCAACACCTGAGTCATACTGTCATCCAGGCGATCGAAGAACTCATGCTCCTGCAAAATCAACTCAAAGCGATCGCGATCGAGGGCTAGTTCGTAGCTTTCAAAAGTTTCGTCGTTAAAGTAAACCTCATTGGCTTGGGATTGGAGCGATAGCTGAATTTTTAGGCGCTCTGCTAACCGAGTGGTGAGAGGGGTAGCCGCTAACCCTTGCGTCGCCGCAAAATAATCGACCAACCAGTGATCAATATCAGCTCCGCCCAGATTCTGTCCTGCTTTAGCTAAAACACGAGCGGTTTTGGGTCGTTGACTGATACTGTCGGCCAAAGATTTCTGACCCCACTGCAAAATGAAGCCCAAAGGCTTGCTGTTAGCCTGTCGGCCTAAATCTAAACGCACCAAGGACAGGTCTAGGGTGCCGCCACCAAAGTCAACCACTAATAGAATTTCTTGATCCGCCAGACCATAACCGAGGGCTGCTGCTGTTGGTTCATCCAGCATCCGGACTTGCTCGATTTGTAGCGACTGGCAGATTTGCCCTAACCAGTTGCGATAGATTTCAAAACTATCGACTGGCACTGTGAACACCAGCGATTCTTTCACTTCTGGATAACTGGTTTTGAGTTCTTCAATGATTTGAGTCAGAAACCAAGTGCCTGCGCGCTCGAAGGTGACTTGCTGACCATCCAGTTCTGGAACGAACCCCTGAATGGTTGCCCCAATCCCCCGCTTGAAATTGCGAAAAAAGCGAGGGTCGCTGCTGAGGTCGAGGCCGCGATCGCGCACAGCTTGTCCCAACACTACCTCTTGCTTCGCGGCATCTTCTACATAGAGCAGGCTAGGAATGAGGGGTGGATTTTGCCCTAGCCGCAGTGATAAGCCTGGTAAGGCAAGGGTTTCTGGCTGTTGCGTAGCGCGATTCCAACGAGCGACAACTGTGTTGCTAGTCCCAAAATCAATTGCAATATCCATTCAGTTTCTGTTTCCCAGGCATGGGAACTCGACAAATCTACTGAAGTTGAACCGACGCAAATTTTATCCTAATTTCTGTTCACCTGGACTCTCCATCAGGGTTGGAGTCTCAAGGAATTTCACCCCATTTGGGATCACGACATATAGCACCATAGTCATCCAGTCGACAAATCGAATGTATATCCTTGGATCTATGGCAAGTACTCAGAACATTTCTTAACATGAAAGTAACAACGGCTCTGAGGTAGTCTAGTCGTCCTCAAGCAGTAGCGCCGATGTTTCACCCAGTTAGTTAGGAAACGGCCTCAATCATGGATAGCGGACGTCCTTCAGACGATTCCTTGAACACTCTCAGGAATGGCATTTGGCTCCTAGGAGTTTCATGTTGGTTATTTGGCATTACTGACAGAAGCATTGCTTCTCTTGCAGATGGCTCCCTCTCTGCTGTTGACCTGACGCAGCTCCTGACGGCTACCTTTTTATTTATCAGTTGGCTCTTCCTCAAGCCAGCTTCTTTCAAGCTACTGCCTTGGGCACCCGTAAACCGAACTTGAGTTGTGCAATTAGGTAGGCTGCCTAGAAAGCTACATAGAGATTAGAGTGCTAATGCCTACAGCGAAGGGTACCGATCGCCAAATCAGCACCCCCATAAACTCTGTTAAAACGTGATTAACTTTTTGCGAGTTAGCTACTGAGCCGCCTTAGCTGGTTCTTGGGTACGAAACTCCGTGATGCGCTGCTGCAACTGCTGATAGCTGCTAATTAACTCCATCTGCGCGATCGCTTGTTGTTCTCCGGAAACCAACCACTTGATTTGAATAGTTTGGTTCTCTGCTTCTGCGTCACCCAAAATTAGACAAGCCAGAGCACCACTGCGATCGGCTCGTTTGAGCTGCTTACCAAAAGCGCTACCACTTAGGTCTAGTTCCACCGCAAATCCAGTCTGACGTAGTTTTTGGGCCAGAACTAGAGCTTGAGCTTCGGCGCGATCGCCCCGTGACACTAAATAGAAATCTAGCGTTGATTGAGGGGCAGCGCTTAGTTGCTGTAGCAGCAACACTAACCTCTCTAGCCCGATCGCCCAACCAACCGCTGGCGTATTAGGACCACCCAACTGCGAAACCAAGCCATCATAGCGACCCCCACCACACACCGTCGCTTGGGCACCTAGATGAGCAGACTGAATTTCAAAGGCTGTGTGGGTGTAGTAGTCCAAGCCCCGCACTAAACAAGGGTTGAGTTGGTAAGCAATGCCTAGGTCAGTTAAGGATTGCTGAACTTGATCAAAGTGCCGTTTGGAATCAGAACCTAAATACTCGAGAATGCTGGGTGCGTTTTGCGCGATCGCCTGCGTTCGCCTATCCTTACTATCTAGAATTCTGAGCGGATTGCGAGTTAAGCGATCTTGCGAATCCTGGTCTAACTCTTCCTTATAGGGAGTGAAGTAGGCGACCAGTGCATCTCGGTACTGCTGACGATCATCTGCATTGCCCACCGAGTTGAGCTGTAGTTGTAAATCACTCAAACCTAGAGTCTTAAGAATGTCTGTAGCGATCGCTATTACCTCCGCATCGGCACGGGGGTCAGCACTTCCTAAAACCTCCACCCCAATTTGGTGAAACTGGCGCTGTCGCCCTGCTTGAGGGCGCTCGTAGCGAAACATGGGTCCGGTGTACCAGAGACGTTGCACCCCGCCTTGCGCGTGCAGACTGTGTTCAATAAATGAGCGAACTGTCCCAGCCGTGCCTTCCGGTCGCAGCGTCGTTGAGCGATCGCCGCGATCCTTGAAGGTGTACATCTCCTTGCCCACCACATCCGTGGCTTCGCCAATGCCTCGCTCAAACAACTCCGTTTGCTCGAAGATGGGGGTGCGAATTTCTTGATAAGCAGCTCGACTGAGAATCGTCCGGGCTACTGATTCTATTTGTTGCCAGTACTTAACTTCATCCGGCAGAATATCACGGGTTCCGCGTAATGCTTGAATCGCGCCCATTCCCAATCAGGTTCCAATTACAAAAAGATCGTTAATCTTGCTGGGCTTTCCAAGCACCATAGCGATCGCTATAGTAGGCCAAAATCTGATCGATCCGTCGTCGCATTCCTTGGCTTAGCTCAGGTTGGTCAGCCTCTAACGGATACTCTAGCCACAAGCCACCCACTTGACTGTAGGTGTAGTCAAAATCTTTGGCTGGTTGTGGTAGCAGTCCCGCTTTCACCCCACTAACTTGATGTAAGTGGGCCACAACTTCGCGATACACAGCCAAAGGTAAAGTGGGATTGTAGAATTCGTAGCGCAACTGTTGGTTGTTAGCAGTTTGCATCATGATCTGAACTTAATCTGAACTTACGCTTAAGAGATCACTTCGTCATTGGCAGAAGGCAAAACGCAACAGTTCACGTCATTCAGGCAGACCTTACCCCACTGCAACGCCCACATTACCAGCGCCACACGGTTCTCTGTAGCAGTCTTAGTCAAAATATTACTGATATGGTTGTCAACTGTGCGCTTGCTAATTGCCAACTTTTCTGCAATCTCCTGGTTAGTCAAGCCAGCAGCCACTAGTTCAATTACTTGCAACTCTCGGTCTGAGAGGACTCCGTGGTTCTGAGACTCGACACCAGACATAAACTATTCCTATCCGTGTATATTTACTTATCCCTCACTTTAATTCTAGAGGCAATTTTGGCAAACACCCCAGGTTCAGAGGGTTTCATCGCTAGATTTTGAGCGGATGGCCCGAAATCTATAAATCGGGTGTAAGCAAAGAGCAAGGCCGAAAATAGTAAACAATCATAAAGTTTCCTCAAAGTTTTACAGCGATCGCCTGAAGAAGCTTGAATTTCTAGTAAAGAAAATACAGTTGTATCCATCGATACATTGGTGTTTTCCGACGTTCTTTTACTCTAGATGAGGTAATTCGGAATAGGAACTCAGCAAGTTCCTGTTTTGGTTGCTTGCGTAGTGATTAAATCGTTGAAAAACTGAGACTACTAGCTCAAAACGTATGTGTGTTCTGAGCTGTCTTGACAGTATTTACTCGAGATTTATTCGAGCCGATTTGCCTGAAGCGCAGTCAAAGTCTTAGGAAGTAGACCCTAGGCTTACAGTTTCGCTGAATTTCAAAAAATCTTTAAATCCTCTGCCAAACGCCACATTCTCGATTGAGGAGTACCGTCGCTATGCTGCAACCACTGGTCGTCATTGAGCAACAGAGTTCGTCATACTTCAAATTTTGGCACCAGAACGTCATGCATGATGGCATGCGTTACCAAAGCGAATTGTTTCGTCACTTTCGAACTTTCAGTCTCCAGCGGCGTAACCATGCCTACAGCTTAGGCTGTGCCCTCGCTCAACAAGGTATCCAAACGGTCATTACTTGCGTTAGCGATCGCAATACGGCCCTCACAGATCAGCGCTACGTCCTCTGGATTAGCTTGCGTTCACCTTGGGCCGAAAGTGAACCATCTTTAGCAGAGTCCTTAACGCCTAGCCTAGTTGGAACCGTTGCTTAAACTACGGTTTTTCAGTAAATGCCCTTGTCCCGCTCGGTCGAATTTTCACTAATCTCTTGGTGCGCTAGATTGCTATCTCTATTGGTAGTAGCTGGCTTGTTTGTGGCAGTTTGGAGTAGCCCGGCGATCGCTTGGGCGCAATCGTTGCCCACGACTCCAATCAGTGTAGAACTCTCTCCAGAACAACCTGCTTCCAGCCATAGCAACCTAGACTCTAACGATATTCCGTCTGAGAAGGTAAACCAATTCGTTCATGCCTTTTTACAAGTGCTGGACCTGATTGAACGGCGAGAAGGGGAACTCCAGGGAGCTGAAACCGAATCAGAATCGCTGCGAGTTCAACGAGAAATTGAAACCGAAGCTCTAGCAATTATTGCGGCGGCGGGATTAACTAAAACTGAATATCTGCAATTATTGGGTTTGGCTAATACAGATTCAGAATTTGGGGAGCGAGTAGCAGCTCAGCTTCAGGAAGCCAATGAGTAATGCCTAGAAGTCAGAAAGTTGGCATTCAACCCTATGATGGTAGGCATCTAGGGTAACTTCTGAGCCTACAAGTTCCTGAGTTAAGTCCTGAATCTGGGGTCTGCTGTCTGTATAAGACCCTAACTTAGCGAAATTGCGGTTTTAATTGCTAAAAAACGGCAATGTAACTAAGAGACGTCACCCTAGGGCGGCATTTGATCTGGTTGGGAAAAGTTGAGAAGGAGTGTTGGTGTGGTTCACCCGCGGGTTCTCTGTCTTGGCGAAGTTTTGTTTGACTGTTTGGCGAATCAACCAGGGCGATCGCTAGAGCAGGTAGAGTCTTGGACTCCCTATCCTGGTGGGGCTCCAGCAAACGTCGCTTGTGCACTGGTCAAGCTCGGCACAAGTGCTGGGTTCGTTGGCTGTGTGGGTCAAGATGAGCCAGGAGCAAATTTAGTCCAACTGTTGCAAACTGTGGGCGTAGATACCAAAGGGGTGCAGCGTCATCCCACGGCTCCTACGCGCCAAGTTTATGTGTTGCGCTCAGAGACAGGCGATCGCATTTTTTCTGGGTTTGGTGATTTAGATACCGCAGAATTTGCCGATACTCACCTACAAGCTGACCAACTACCAGTGGACTTGTTTGAGTCAGCCGACTTCTTGGTGTTAGGTACCTTGGAGCTAGCCTACCCAGAGAGCCGAGCTGCTACAGAACGGGCTTTGCAGCTAGCAGAGCAGCATTACGTTAAGACATTAGTGGATGTAAACTGGCGACCCATGTTCTGGCCTGATCCAGAAATTGCACCTGCCATCATTCAAGATTTACTCAAGCGAGTTGACTTTCTCAAGCTCGCGGATGAGGAGGCAGAGTGGTTATTCGGTACCGCTGATCCCGGCGCGATCGCCCATCGTCTAGGCAATACCGAGAGTGTACTGGTGACGGCTGGAGCCAAAGGCTGCGCTTACTACTTGGGCGGGCATGAAGGTCACTTAAATGCCTTTGACGTGGAATCAGAAGACACCACAGGCGCAGGTGATAGCTTTGTTGCGGGTTTTCTGCACCAAGTCGCTCAAAATGGGTTGCAAAGCCTCAGCGATCCCGAAACAGCTAAAAAAGTCGTGACCTACGCCAGTGCAGTCGGCGCTTTAACCACCACACGACCAGGAGCGATCGCGGCTCAACCCACACCAGCGGAAGTTGAGGCTTTTCTCTACCTCAATCAACAACTATCTGGCTAATGGCTACCGAAATCGAGCGTAAATTTCTCGTTAAACCAGAGGAGTGGCAGCAATTTCAGCAGCGCTCTGATCCCACGTTGCTCAGCAGCACCCGCTATCGACAGGGTTACATTTCTTCTAGCGTCAGTAAGACTGTGCGAATTCGAGTTGCGGGCGATCGCGGGTTCATCACGATCAAAGGCCCCACAGTCGGCTATTCTCGCTCGGAGTTTGAGTACAGCATTCCGCTAGCCGATGCGGAAGCGATGCTCGATCAGCTTTGTGAGCCACCTCTAATCGAAAAAACTCGCCATAGAGTTGCTTGGGACAACTTGGTTTGGGAAGTGGATGAGTTTGCGGGAGAAAATCAAGGGTTAATGGTGGCGGAAGTCGAACTGAGCGATACGAACCAAGCTATTACCTTGCCCGATTGGGTTGGAGAAGAAGTCTCCGACGATCCCCGTTACTTCAACGCCAGTTTAGCGAAGCATCCTTACAGCCGTTGGTAAGAGTGAGGATGGGATTCACAGATGCTACTTGGCTGAAGCTTGAAACCTCTACGGAACTTCGCTTAGATCACAGAGCATGTAGCTTCGGGAGTACATAGCGCAATTCGCATTTAGCTGCTGAGCTGCTTGGCGGTAGACGACAAGCGATCCCATTTGGTCTACCCAAGTCCAACCTCGTTGCTCTAGATGGGTCTTTAAAGCAGAGAAGGAGCGAACCAACAAGCGTTTTGGGTTGGACTTTACCGCCGTAATATCAGCATGAGTTAGCTCCATCTGCAAAGCAGATCTTAAAATGTCTGGTGTGTCGTCTTCCTGGCTTAAAGCTGTTCCGAAATACAAAAAGAAAAGTAACGCCCCACCGCCACAAAACAGCGTTAGGAAACTGGTAAATAAGAGTAATTGAGAATTTTGCAGTCTCATGATTGTCTCTGCCTATATCTGCGATCGCCCTATTATTCCGCGCTAGGCAGGCAGGTGCTCCAAGGATTCTATTAAACAAAGGAGTCGGCTCAACTCAGATTGATGGTTGAGTTGGCTTTCCAAACGGCTCTGGTTTAGGGACAATCAGAGCGATAGAACATGTGACGGTTACCAAAACTATGGATTTATTGGCTCAGCTGTCGGGTCAGCTCCTCAGTCAGCAGTTGGCTCAACTCATTGTGAACGGCATTGCAGTCGGCTCCATTATTGCTCT harbors:
- a CDS encoding L,D-transpeptidase; protein product: MGSMTRSKRQRRWSQIWLSTALALAVLGPESIWTTRVSAQQVSPLGQKMQTLRQSDRRWIEIDLSSQRLIAWEGQTPVYAIIVSTGKSSTPTRTGAFAIQTKHRQARMRGSDYDISDVPYTMYYSGNYAIHGAYWHHRFGTPVSHGCVNVAVNHANWLFDWATVGTPVVVHS
- a CDS encoding PfkB family carbohydrate kinase, with protein sequence MVHPRVLCLGEVLFDCLANQPGRSLEQVESWTPYPGGAPANVACALVKLGTSAGFVGCVGQDEPGANLVQLLQTVGVDTKGVQRHPTAPTRQVYVLRSETGDRIFSGFGDLDTAEFADTHLQADQLPVDLFESADFLVLGTLELAYPESRAATERALQLAEQHYVKTLVDVNWRPMFWPDPEIAPAIIQDLLKRVDFLKLADEEAEWLFGTADPGAIAHRLGNTESVLVTAGAKGCAYYLGGHEGHLNAFDVESEDTTGAGDSFVAGFLHQVAQNGLQSLSDPETAKKVVTYASAVGALTTTRPGAIAAQPTPAEVEAFLYLNQQLSG
- a CDS encoding CYTH domain-containing protein, with the protein product MATEIERKFLVKPEEWQQFQQRSDPTLLSSTRYRQGYISSSVSKTVRIRVAGDRGFITIKGPTVGYSRSEFEYSIPLADAEAMLDQLCEPPLIEKTRHRVAWDNLVWEVDEFAGENQGLMVAEVELSDTNQAITLPDWVGEEVSDDPRYFNASLAKHPYSRW
- a CDS encoding Hsp70 family protein; protein product: MDIAIDFGTSNTVVARWNRATQQPETLALPGLSLRLGQNPPLIPSLLYVEDAAKQEVVLGQAVRDRGLDLSSDPRFFRNFKRGIGATIQGFVPELDGQQVTFERAGTWFLTQIIEELKTSYPEVKESLVFTVPVDSFEIYRNWLGQICQSLQIEQVRMLDEPTAAALGYGLADQEILLVVDFGGGTLDLSLVRLDLGRQANSKPLGFILQWGQKSLADSISQRPKTARVLAKAGQNLGGADIDHWLVDYFAATQGLAATPLTTRLAERLKIQLSLQSQANEVYFNDETFESYELALDRDRFELILQEHEFFDRLDDSMTQVLRQARQQGIEIEDISGVLLVGGTAQIPAVQTWVQQYFDVAKIRSSKPFEAIAQGALQLNQGVELKDFLYHSYGVRYWDRRQNCHNWHPIVKSGQPYPMTDPIELVLGASVEGQPSIELILGEMGAESGGTEVYFDGDRLVTRSLASGQTQVQPLNDREGARTIAQLTPPGYPGSDRIKVLFQVDAQRFLRMTVEDLLMNQTLLDDQPVVQLS
- a CDS encoding DUF4168 domain-containing protein; this translates as MLSLLVVAGLFVAVWSSPAIAWAQSLPTTPISVELSPEQPASSHSNLDSNDIPSEKVNQFVHAFLQVLDLIERREGELQGAETESESLRVQREIETEALAIIAAAGLTKTEYLQLLGLANTDSEFGERVAAQLQEANE
- the hisS gene encoding histidine--tRNA ligase, with translation MGAIQALRGTRDILPDEVKYWQQIESVARTILSRAAYQEIRTPIFEQTELFERGIGEATDVVGKEMYTFKDRGDRSTTLRPEGTAGTVRSFIEHSLHAQGGVQRLWYTGPMFRYERPQAGRQRQFHQIGVEVLGSADPRADAEVIAIATDILKTLGLSDLQLQLNSVGNADDRQQYRDALVAYFTPYKEELDQDSQDRLTRNPLRILDSKDRRTQAIAQNAPSILEYLGSDSKRHFDQVQQSLTDLGIAYQLNPCLVRGLDYYTHTAFEIQSAHLGAQATVCGGGRYDGLVSQLGGPNTPAVGWAIGLERLVLLLQQLSAAPQSTLDFYLVSRGDRAEAQALVLAQKLRQTGFAVELDLSGSAFGKQLKRADRSGALACLILGDAEAENQTIQIKWLVSGEQQAIAQMELISSYQQLQQRITEFRTQEPAKAAQ
- a CDS encoding bifunctional 4-hydroxy-2-oxoglutarate aldolase/2-dehydro-3-deoxy-phosphogluconate aldolase; this encodes MSESFWLSTLKQERAIAVIRAPTFELGQQMARAVAMGGMRLIEITWNSDRAPELIASLRSELPNCLVGTGTLLTRAQLQSAIAAGAQFLFTPHVDFGLIQLALQQGVPIVPGALSPTEIVTAWQAGASSVKVFPVQAVGGATYIRNLQGPLGQIPLIPTGGVTVENAKDFLAAGAIAVGLSGNLFPAAAIQAGNWPAIAQQARILCQQVANVSIS
- a CDS encoding LuxR C-terminal-related transcriptional regulator codes for the protein MSGVESQNHGVLSDRELQVIELVAAGLTNQEIAEKLAISKRTVDNHISNILTKTATENRVALVMWALQWGKVCLNDVNCCVLPSANDEVIS